In Verrucomicrobiota bacterium, a single window of DNA contains:
- a CDS encoding ABC transporter permease subunit, with protein sequence MFIYILKRLLMLIPILFVVVTLTFFLMRIAPGGPFSAERKLPESVEKKLLEKYKLDGTLWQQYSSYLKDVAQGDLRLSTKYMNRSVNEIIAQTLPVSATLGSIAFVLAICFGTFIGSLAALKQNSWQDNGLMLVAMLAISIPTYVTAPLLILFLAVNAHIFPVAGWGTIQQLILPAFCLSLPFAAYVARLMRTSMLETLNQDFVRTARSKGLSEWKVLFKHALKVAILPVVSFAGPLAANILTGSLVVEEIFKIPGMGPFFVFGVINRDLFLVGGVVIVYCILLVVLNLVVDILYTFLDRRIKIS encoded by the coding sequence ATGTTTATTTATATCCTCAAAAGATTATTGATGCTGATCCCCATTTTATTCGTGGTGGTCACACTGACTTTTTTCCTGATGAGGATCGCCCCCGGCGGACCTTTTTCGGCTGAACGCAAATTGCCTGAGAGTGTTGAAAAGAAATTACTCGAAAAGTATAAACTCGATGGCACCCTCTGGCAGCAGTATTCATCCTATCTCAAGGACGTGGCACAAGGGGATCTCCGGCTTTCCACAAAGTATATGAACCGTTCGGTCAATGAGATTATTGCCCAGACGCTGCCTGTTTCAGCGACGCTGGGGAGTATCGCCTTTGTTTTAGCAATTTGCTTTGGGACTTTTATCGGTAGCCTTGCCGCATTAAAGCAAAATTCCTGGCAAGACAATGGATTGATGCTCGTTGCCATGCTGGCCATTTCGATCCCCACCTACGTGACGGCTCCTTTATTAATCCTTTTTCTCGCTGTGAATGCCCATATCTTTCCCGTGGCAGGGTGGGGCACCATTCAGCAGTTAATCCTTCCGGCTTTTTGCTTGTCCCTCCCATTTGCCGCTTATGTGGCCCGCCTGATGCGCACGAGTATGCTGGAGACACTTAACCAAGATTTTGTCCGGACGGCGCGTTCAAAGGGGTTGAGCGAGTGGAAGGTCCTCTTTAAACATGCCTTGAAAGTGGCGATTCTTCCCGTGGTTTCTTTTGCCGGCCCTCTGGCCGCGAATATCCTGACGGGTTCACTCGTCGTGGAGGAGATATTTAAAATCCCCGGGATGGGTCCCTTCTTCGTTTTTGGTGTGATTAACCGTGACCTTTTCCTCGTGGGCGGAGTGGTGATTGTTTATTGTATTTTACTCGTGGTGCTGAATCTCGTGGTGGATATCCTTTACACCTTTCTCGACCGGAGGATAAAAATATCATGA
- a CDS encoding VWA domain-containing protein, protein MSFQYTYLLWVGLGAVVAAYFGLKYFEKDRLALLSRFASVKLLDELTKSVSWKRRHIKQWLILIVIALIFIALARPHVGYTWQEVKRRGHDILFAVDTSKSMLTPDINPDRLTRSKLAIIDMLEKLEGDRVGLIAFAGGSFLQCPLTIDYNAFRQTVEALDTNIIPRGGTDIAGAIREGIVSMSSESNDQKTLIIITDGEQLEGDALAMARQAAGKGIKIFTVGVGTPAGAVIPVQAQDGSTGLVRDAAGQPVRSQLNETLLAQIAEATGGFYSPLGQQGQALMDIYDKGLGGVEKKDIAEKMTRVPIERFQFPLVVAIILLMIEFLLSDRKSRAIPRPLPIKNKSLIILLCLAGLSASTGLRASPQEAEALYQQGKYEESQKSYSTAADKKASDYRLKFNAGSAAFKAGEYDTAEKDFNETLKSEDLTLQQKALYNLGNTFYRKGQPLAKDSPEKAIAQWEQALKSYEGALTLNDKDADAKFNHDYVKRKIEELKKKQEQEKQKDKNKQDQKKDDQKKDGQQNDQKQDQGQNKEDKQDQNKKDDPGQNGQDQKKDGQDKDKDKNEGDKGDQPKKDKPEEKPGQDGGQPGDKKDQGKKPEETEGMQGAPQPGQLSKQQAIQLLDSMKDFEKKMPVFIDNPKNNEDQYKDW, encoded by the coding sequence ATGAGTTTTCAATATACTTATTTACTCTGGGTCGGGCTCGGGGCTGTGGTCGCCGCCTATTTTGGCCTGAAATATTTCGAAAAAGACCGTCTTGCATTACTCTCACGCTTTGCCAGCGTCAAGCTGCTGGATGAGCTCACCAAGAGTGTCTCCTGGAAAAGGCGGCATATCAAACAGTGGCTCATCCTGATCGTCATCGCCCTTATTTTCATCGCCCTCGCCCGACCCCATGTGGGTTATACCTGGCAGGAAGTAAAAAGGCGCGGGCACGATATCCTTTTTGCCGTGGACACATCAAAGAGTATGCTCACCCCGGATATTAACCCCGACCGGTTGACCCGCTCGAAACTCGCCATCATCGATATGCTCGAAAAGCTCGAGGGAGACCGTGTGGGCCTGATCGCTTTTGCCGGAGGATCTTTCCTGCAATGTCCCCTGACAATCGATTATAACGCATTTCGCCAAACCGTCGAAGCCCTCGACACAAATATCATTCCCCGGGGTGGCACGGATATCGCCGGGGCCATCCGCGAGGGAATCGTCTCCATGTCGAGCGAAAGTAATGATCAAAAGACACTCATCATTATTACTGACGGTGAACAACTCGAGGGGGACGCCCTCGCCATGGCACGCCAAGCTGCCGGCAAGGGAATCAAAATCTTCACTGTCGGCGTCGGGACACCTGCCGGGGCCGTTATCCCCGTCCAAGCTCAGGATGGTTCGACAGGTTTGGTCCGGGATGCTGCCGGGCAGCCTGTCCGCTCCCAACTCAATGAAACCCTCCTCGCGCAAATAGCCGAGGCCACAGGCGGCTTTTACTCCCCCCTTGGACAACAAGGCCAAGCACTGATGGATATTTATGATAAAGGACTGGGCGGGGTGGAGAAAAAAGATATTGCGGAAAAAATGACCCGGGTTCCTATCGAAAGATTCCAGTTCCCACTTGTAGTAGCCATTATCCTCTTGATGATTGAATTCTTGCTCAGTGACCGCAAGAGCCGAGCTATCCCACGTCCCTTGCCCATTAAAAATAAATCTCTGATTATTCTCCTCTGTTTAGCCGGACTGAGTGCCTCCACCGGACTCCGAGCATCCCCTCAGGAAGCTGAAGCGCTCTACCAGCAAGGAAAATATGAAGAATCCCAAAAGTCATATTCTACAGCAGCAGATAAAAAGGCCTCCGACTACCGGTTAAAATTTAATGCCGGATCTGCCGCTTTTAAAGCCGGTGAATATGACACGGCTGAGAAAGACTTTAATGAAACCCTCAAATCAGAGGATCTGACCCTCCAACAAAAAGCCCTCTATAACTTAGGCAATACCTTTTACCGCAAAGGTCAACCCTTAGCCAAAGACAGTCCTGAGAAGGCAATCGCCCAGTGGGAACAGGCTTTAAAATCTTACGAAGGGGCTCTCACCCTCAATGACAAGGATGCTGATGCGAAGTTTAATCATGACTACGTAAAACGCAAAATCGAGGAGCTTAAGAAAAAGCAGGAGCAGGAAAAACAGAAAGACAAAAATAAACAAGACCAGAAGAAGGATGACCAGAAAAAAGATGGTCAGCAAAATGACCAAAAACAGGATCAAGGCCAGAACAAAGAAGACAAGCAGGATCAAAATAAAAAGGATGACCCCGGGCAAAATGGCCAAGACCAGAAAAAAGACGGTCAAGACAAGGACAAGGATAAAAATGAGGGGGACAAAGGTGACCAACCGAAAAAAGACAAACCTGAGGAGAAGCCCGGACAAGATGGCGGACAGCCCGGGGATAAAAAGGATCAAGGGAAAAAACCTGAAGAAACAGAAGGCATGCAAGGAGCCCCTCAACCCGGGCAACTCAGTAAACAACAGGCGATCCAACTCCTTGATTCCATGAAAGATTTCGAGAAAAAAATGCCCGTCTTTATTGACAATCCGAAAAATAACGAGGATCAATACAAGGATTGGTAA
- a CDS encoding BatD family protein produces MIKQLTYTTFLFCLFMGSHVFAKDFSVTANIRPPTISLGEAAQLEITIKGATSAERPLIPKIDGLTIQPVGSQNFQNVQIINGRMSVDAGVTHIYQIIPSKAGTFTIPGISVVIDSKTRATEPIVLTVQNSTHPPLPSTVQGAPSPSSIPGSPQSPQPVGSTSKAAMLKLSFPQRSYYVGETIPLIVKFYLNPQVKLVELTPPSFGGGSFTLPNLNFQPIQKTEIVDGVEYNVLEWKTSIGTIKEGDFDVVSNIKGVIGVPTRARRPAGMEGDFFDNFFNRGTANQDISLASDDQKIEVLPLPEQDKPRDFSGAIGSFKMDSTATPTTLVVGDPVTLKTVISGTGNFPQISAPKISSDKHFKTYTPGSKFEASSDSEITGKKTFEQIVIPTDPSVKELPPVNFSFFDPTQKKYITLSSPSVPLVVSSSGASPSTSYQSANTPGKGTKEARLKKQDELVENKPLIGTTTHSLTPLSQENYYWIAQGVPLAVWGIFLGLYLRRHKLENDPDLIRKLSIGKALKEYLSQMDHAAAKSDTQSFFQAARRAIQQVISEEQKCNPDSITLDNLIHQEGLDAEYKQVLVEIFETADMVSYSGTSFDAKRLNEWKDRIHKAITEIRRHQ; encoded by the coding sequence ATGATTAAACAACTGACATATACAACATTCCTCTTTTGCTTATTCATGGGCTCACATGTCTTTGCTAAGGATTTCTCGGTCACGGCAAATATCCGCCCCCCGACCATATCTTTGGGTGAGGCTGCCCAGCTCGAGATTACAATCAAAGGCGCCACATCGGCAGAAAGGCCGCTTATTCCAAAGATCGACGGTTTAACTATCCAGCCCGTAGGTTCACAAAATTTCCAGAATGTCCAAATTATCAATGGCCGTATGTCGGTCGATGCCGGGGTTACCCATATCTACCAGATCATCCCCTCTAAGGCCGGGACATTTACCATTCCCGGTATTTCTGTGGTGATTGACTCCAAAACCAGGGCGACAGAACCGATTGTCCTCACGGTACAGAACTCCACCCACCCACCCCTGCCCTCGACTGTGCAGGGCGCACCATCTCCCTCCTCGATCCCGGGCTCCCCTCAATCTCCACAACCGGTAGGCTCCACGAGCAAAGCAGCCATGCTAAAGTTATCATTTCCCCAGAGGAGTTATTATGTCGGGGAAACCATCCCCCTGATCGTGAAATTTTACCTGAATCCCCAAGTGAAACTTGTCGAGTTAACCCCTCCTTCCTTCGGAGGCGGATCATTCACATTGCCTAACCTGAATTTCCAGCCCATACAAAAAACGGAGATCGTTGATGGAGTCGAATACAATGTGCTTGAATGGAAAACATCCATCGGGACCATCAAAGAAGGGGACTTCGATGTCGTCAGTAATATCAAAGGGGTTATCGGGGTACCCACTCGGGCCAGACGCCCGGCAGGTATGGAAGGTGACTTTTTTGACAATTTCTTTAATCGTGGGACCGCAAATCAGGATATTAGTCTCGCCAGTGATGATCAAAAGATCGAAGTCCTCCCCTTACCCGAACAAGACAAACCCCGGGACTTCTCCGGTGCCATTGGTTCCTTCAAGATGGATTCTACCGCCACACCTACCACCCTCGTGGTCGGAGACCCTGTTACACTCAAAACCGTTATTTCAGGAACAGGTAATTTCCCCCAAATCTCAGCCCCCAAAATCAGTTCTGATAAACATTTTAAAACTTACACCCCGGGTTCAAAATTCGAGGCCTCCTCCGACAGTGAGATCACGGGGAAGAAGACCTTTGAGCAAATCGTGATCCCCACAGATCCTTCAGTCAAAGAATTACCCCCGGTTAATTTCAGTTTCTTTGATCCGACGCAGAAGAAATACATCACTCTCTCCTCCCCCTCAGTTCCATTGGTCGTGTCCTCCTCGGGGGCCTCACCCAGCACTAGCTACCAAAGTGCGAATACACCGGGGAAAGGCACAAAGGAGGCCCGCCTCAAGAAACAGGATGAGCTCGTCGAGAATAAACCTTTGATCGGTACTACCACCCATTCACTGACTCCTCTTAGCCAAGAAAATTATTATTGGATCGCCCAAGGTGTGCCGCTTGCTGTCTGGGGAATTTTCCTCGGTCTCTACCTCAGGCGCCACAAACTCGAGAATGACCCCGACCTGATCCGCAAACTCTCCATCGGCAAAGCTTTAAAGGAATACCTGAGCCAGATGGATCACGCGGCGGCAAAATCCGATACCCAGTCATTTTTCCAAGCAGCACGCCGGGCGATCCAGCAAGTCATCAGTGAAGAACAAAAATGTAATCCCGACTCGATCACCCTCGATAATCTCATCCACCAAGAAGGACTCGATGCTGAATATAAACAAGTCCTCGTCGAGATATTTGAAACAGCCGATATGGTCTCTTACTCAGGCACTTCCTTCGATGCTAAACGGCTGAATGAATGGAAAGATCGTATCCATAAGGCCATTACTGAAATCAGGAGGCATCAATGA
- a CDS encoding ABC transporter permease, producing MSQAPVTSSGPWTLAWRRLKRNRAAIIGLFIVVLMALLAVFGPLLIKLTYGYTYESISGPQFTAPCLAHPFGTDIHGRDLLVRVLHGARVSLAVGLVGAFVSLSFGVIYGMVSGYSGGKVDETMMRFVDILYAMPRLVFVIVLIAALDKSVVRLLDFMHLSDYSGYGRIILLFIGLGIVEWLTMSRIVRGQVLALKERQFVMASRSLGASTPRIIFRHLLPNLVGVVITYMTLTVPVVILEESFLSFLGLGIQAPLSSWGSLIADGASVINPITSYWWILVFPAATMTITLLSLNFLGDGLRDVFDPKSQK from the coding sequence ATGAGCCAAGCTCCTGTCACATCTTCTGGTCCATGGACTCTGGCTTGGCGACGGCTTAAACGTAACCGTGCGGCGATCATTGGCCTTTTTATCGTGGTATTGATGGCTTTATTGGCTGTTTTTGGTCCGCTCCTGATCAAGCTGACCTACGGATATACGTATGAATCCATCAGCGGCCCGCAATTCACCGCTCCTTGCCTGGCTCATCCATTTGGTACGGATATCCACGGACGCGATTTACTCGTGCGAGTATTGCACGGGGCGAGGGTGTCACTGGCCGTCGGGCTGGTAGGGGCTTTTGTCAGTCTGAGCTTTGGTGTGATTTATGGGATGGTCTCCGGATATTCGGGGGGGAAGGTGGATGAGACCATGATGCGGTTTGTCGATATCCTTTATGCCATGCCCCGGCTTGTTTTTGTCATTGTCCTGATTGCCGCCCTCGATAAATCCGTAGTCCGACTCTTGGACTTTATGCATTTGAGTGACTATTCCGGTTACGGCCGTATTATACTACTCTTTATCGGCCTGGGGATTGTGGAATGGTTGACCATGTCCCGGATCGTGCGCGGGCAGGTGCTTGCGCTCAAGGAGAGGCAATTCGTCATGGCTTCCCGTTCCCTCGGAGCCAGTACTCCCCGGATCATCTTCCGTCACCTCCTGCCAAATCTCGTCGGGGTAGTCATTACGTACATGACATTGACCGTGCCCGTTGTCATCTTGGAGGAATCATTTTTGAGTTTTTTGGGGTTAGGAATCCAAGCCCCCCTTTCGAGCTGGGGATCCTTGATCGCCGATGGTGCCAGCGTGATTAATCCGATCACGAGCTACTGGTGGATCTTGGTTTTTCCGGCAGCTACCATGACCATTACCTTGCTCTCCCTGAATTTCCTCGGCGACGGCCTCCGCGATGTCTTTGATCCAAAGTCCCAGAAATAA